The Henckelia pumila isolate YLH828 chromosome 2, ASM3356847v2, whole genome shotgun sequence genome includes a window with the following:
- the LOC140878664 gene encoding bZIP transcription factor 53-like: MSSKQQPSSSGSDVEERKRKRKLSNRESARRSRMRKQQHLDELLAQERRIADDNKKLRQTIDETSQLHGDLASKNNVLRAQVAELTDRLRSLNSFLQVASDVSDLVFDIQDIPDSLLEPWQLPRPIQPIPDKFKC, from the coding sequence ATGTCTTCCAAGCAACAACCGAGTAGCTCGGGTTCTGATGTCGAAGAAAGGAAGAGGAAGCGGAAGTTATCGAACCGCGAATCCGCCCGTAGGTCCCGGATGAGGAAGCAGCAACACTTGGATGAGCTGCTTGCTCAAGAGAGACGGATAGCGGACGACAACAAAAAGCTGCGCCAGACGATAGATGAAACCTCTCAGCTGCACGGCGACCTGGCTTCCAAGAACAACGTGTTGAGGGCGCAGGTCGCGGAGCTGACCGATCGCCTCCGATCTCTCAATTCCTTTCTCCAGGTTGCATCCGATGTGAGCGACCTGGTGTTCGATATCCAGGATATCCCGGACAGTTTGCTCGAGCCGTGGCAGCTGCCTCGCCCCATCCAACCTATCCCCGACAAGTTCAAATGCTGA